The following proteins come from a genomic window of Microtus ochrogaster isolate Prairie Vole_2 chromosome 7, MicOch1.0, whole genome shotgun sequence:
- the Cbx8 gene encoding chromobox protein homolog 8, with protein sequence MELSAVGERVFAAEALLKRRIRKGRMEYLVKWKGWSQKYSTWEPEENILDARLLAAFEEREREMELYGPKKRGPKPKTFLLKAQAKAKAKTYEFRSDSARGIRIPYPGRSPQDLASTSRAREGLRNTGLSPPGSSTSACRPDPPRDRDRDRERGASRVDDKPNSPGDSSKKRGPKPRKELLDPSQRPLGEPSDGLGEYLKGRKLDDTSSATGKFPAGHSVIQLARRQDSDLVQYGVTSPSSAEASGKLAVDTFPARVIKHRAAFLEAKGQGALDPVGPRVRHSSGTPGSVGSLYRDMGAQGGRPSLIARIPVARILGDPEEESWSPSLTNLEKVVVTDVTSNFLTVTIKESNTDQGFFKEKR encoded by the exons ATGGAGCTCTCGGCGGTGGGGGAGCGGGTGTTCGCGGCCGAAGCCCTCCTGAAGCGGCGTATTCGCAAA GGACGCATGGAATACCTCGTGAAATGGAAGGGCTGGTCGCAGAA GTACAGCACGTGGGAGCCCGAAGAAAATATCCTGGATGCTCGCCTGCTTGCAGCCTTTGAAGAAAG GGAACGGGAGATGGAGCTCTATGGCCCCAAAAAGCGAGGACCCAAGCCTAAAACCTTTCTTCTCAAG GCCCAGGCCAAGGCAAAAGCCAAAACCTATGAATTCAGAAGTGATTCCGCCAGAGGCATCCGGATCCCATACCCAGGCCGATCACCCCAGGACTTGGCATCTACATCCAGGGCCCGAGAGGGCCTTCGGAACACAGGTCTATCCCCACCAGGGAGCAGCACcagtgcctgcaggccagatccACCTCGGGACCGGGACAGGGATCGAGAAAGAGGTGCCAGCCGTGTAGACGACAAGCCCAACTCTCCAGGGGACAGCTCCAAGAAGCGAGGACCCAAGCCCCGGAAGGAGCTCCTAGACCCTTCCCAGAGGCCATTGGGAGAGCCCAGTGATGGCCTTGGAGAATACCTCAAAGGCCGGAAGCTGGATGACACCTCTTCTGCCACAGGAAAGTTCCCAGCCGGCCACAGCGTGATCCAGCTTGCTCGAAGGCAGGACTCAGACCTGGTACAATATGGTGTGACCAGTCCTAGCTCGGCAGAGGCTTCGGGCAAATTGGCTGTGGACACCTTTCCAGCCAGGGTGATAAAACACAGGGCTGCTTTCCTGGAGGCCAAAGGCCAAGGTGCCCTGGATCCTGTTGGCCCCAGGGTCCGACATAGTTCAGGTACCCCAGGCTCAGTGGGGAGCCTGTATCGGGACATGGGGGCTCAAGGGGGAAGGCCCTCCCTCATCGCCAGGATCCCAGTGGCCAGAATCTTGGGGGACCCAGAAGAAGAGTCCTGGAGCCCCTCCCTGACTAACCTGGAGAAGGTGGTTGTCACAGATGTGACCTCAAACTTTTTGACCGTCACCATAAAGGAGAGTAACACGGACCAAggtttctttaaggaaaaaagatGA